GGGGGCCGTCCACCACGCGGGTGCGGAGCGCTTCGTGACGCTCCATCAGCGCGCCGAGCGCCGTGCCGAGCCGGGGGAGGTCCACGGGCGCGCCGCGGTCGGCGAGCGGCAGCACGCGGCCGAGGTTGAAGTAGTGGTCGTTGGGCGCGGTCCGCCGGATGGCGTGCCAGATCGCCCGCTGCCCCCAGGTGAGCGGGGCGTCCCCGGAGCGGGCCCCGGCGAAGGGGACCCGCAGCGCGGTCATCGGGTACCGCCGAGCTCCCGCACGTGCGCGGTGAGCCCGTCGAGTCCGGCGGTGTACAGGGTGCGGTCGGCGAGGTCGACGAAGACGCCGAACTCCTCCTCCAGGCTGTCGGCGAGCCGCAGCAGGGACAGCGAGCTGACGCCGAGGGCGGTGAGCGGCGCGGTGGAGTCGAGCAGCTCCGGGACGCCCACCGTGCCGTCGGTGGCGCGGGAGACGAGTTCGGCGACGCTGCGCCGCAGGTCGCTCATCGGGCGTCCGCGCGGGCGGCGAGGCTGCGGCGCAGGCCGAGCGGGCGGATGTCGGGCCAGACCCGGTCGACGTGCGCCGAGCATTCGGCCTCGGTGCCGGCGAAGCCCTCGGCGCGCCAGCCGGCGGGCAGCGGGGCGCCTTCGGGCCACAGGGCGTGCTGTTCCTCGTCGTTGACGGCGACCAGGTAGCGGATCTCGGTGCTCATCGGGCTGCTCCTTGCAGGGCGCGGACGGCGGCTGCGACGCCGCGGGCCGTGGGTTCGTCGAAGAAGACGTCCAGCGGGACGTCGACGCTGAGGGTGCGGGAGATGCGGGCGGCCATCGCGGTGATGGTCAGCGAGTGGCCGCCGAGGTCGAACAGGTCCTCGTCGGGGCCGAGGTCGTCCAGTTCGAGGACTTCGGACCAGATGGCGAGCACCGCGGCGAGCGTCGCGTCCTCCGACCGGTCGGCGAGGTCGGCGGCGGCGGGCGCGGGTTCGGCGCGGGCGGGGGCGGGTTGGGGCAGCGCGGCCCGGTCGAGCTTGCCGTTGGGGGTGAGCGGGAACGCGTCCAGCGCCAGGTAGGCGGTGGGCAGCACGGCGGCGGGGAGGGTTTCGGCGAGGTGGGCGCGCAGGTCGGCGGCGGTGGGCGCGGCTCCGGTCGGAACGAGGTAGGCGACCAGCTGGTCCGTCCCGTGCAGGGCGGCGGCGGCCTGGGCGACGGCCGGGTGGGTGGCGAGGCGGGCCTCGATCTCGCCGAGTTCGATGCGGTGGCCGCGGATCTTGACCTGGCTGTCGGAGCGCCCGAGGTACTCCAGCGCGCCGCCGGGCGAGCGCCGCGCCAGGTCGCCGGTGCGGTACATCCGGGATCCCGCGGGGCCGTAGGGGTCGGGCAGGAAGCGGCTCGCGGTGAGGCCGGGGCGGCCGAGGTAGCCGTGGGCGACGCCGTCGCCGGCCAGGTAGAGCTCGCCCGGGATGCCGTACGGGACGGGCCGCAGCCGCTCGTCGAGGAGGTAGAGGCGGGTGTTGTCCAGGGGCCGGCCGAGGGTGACGGCGCGGTCCGGGCCGAGCGCGGGGTCGGCGCAGCTGGACCAGATGGTGGTCTCGGTGGGCCCGTACACGTTGACCAGGCGGGCGGTGGCGGCCGTCAGGGCGGCGGCGAGCGGGGCGGGGAGCGCTTCGCCGCCGGTGAGGGCGGTGAGGCGGGTGCCGGTGAGGCCGGCGTCGAGCAGCAGCCGCCAGCCGCTGGGGGTGGCCTGGACGTGGGTGACCTGCTGACGGCGAATCAGTTCCAGCAGGGCGGGTCCGTCGCGGTGGGCGTCCTCGGGGGTGAGGACGACGCGGCCGCCCGTGACGAGCGGAAGCAGGAGTTCGACGGCGGAGATGTCGAAGGACAGCGAGGTGAGGGCGAGCCAGCGGTCGGCCGGGGTGGCGCCGAGCCGGTCACGCAGGCTGCCGAGCACGTTGGCCAGCGCGGAGTGCGGGATCTCGACGCCCTTGGGGCGGCCGGTGGAGCCGGAGGTGTACAGCACGTAGGCGGGCAGCGCGGGGTGCGGCGCCGGGGGCAGCGGCGGGGTGTCCGCGCTGCGGGGCGCCAGGTCGGCGGGCGTCAGGTCGCCGGGCTGCTCGGGGCTGCGGGTGATCCGCAGGGTGAGGGCGGCGTCCGTGCGCAGGTGGGCCAGGCGCTCGGCGGGGTAGCCGGGGTCGAGCGGGAGGTAGGCGGCGCCGGTGGCCATGGTGGCGAGGACGGCGACGAGCTGGTCGAGTCCGCGGGACAGTTCGACGCCGACCAGTTCGCCGGGGCCGGCGCCGCGCTCGGCGAGGGCCGCGGCAGCATGGGCGACCAGGCGGGCCAGGTCCCGGTAGGTGAGGGGTGTGTCGTCGGCGACGGCGGCGACCGCTTCGGGGCGTTCGGCGGCGCGGGCGGCGAACAGGGCGGGGACGGTCGTCGCGGCCAGCGCGGGGCGCGGCTCGGGTGCGGCGAGTTGGGCGTCGTGTTCGTCGGGTGTCAGCAGGCCGAGTTCGCCGAGCGGGGTGTCGGGGGCGGCGAGGGCGGAGTCCAGCAGGGTCAGGTAGTGACGGGCGATCAGTTCGGCGGCCTCCGCCGCGAGGGCGTCCGTGCGGTACTGCAGGCTGCCGAGGACCTCATCGCCGCAGTCGACGAGTTGGAGGTGCAGCAGGTTGCGGGCCGTTCCGGCGAAGCCGATCCAGCCGACCTCGGCCGTGACCGGCCCGAAGTCGGGTGCGGCGCCCTGCGGGCGGCGGCGGTAGCTGATCGACAGCGGGGTGAGCGCCGTGCGGGGCGTCAGGCCGGGGACGGCGCGGCCCAGCGGCACGGAGCGGTGGGCGTACAGGGCGCGGAGTTCGGCGCGGACGGTGCGGGCCCGGTCGGCGAACGTTCCGGTGGGCGTACCGGCGGACAGCGGCAGTTCGTTGACGGCCGGGCCGATGGCGACGGGTTCGCCGGGGCGGCGCTGGGAGAGTTCGACGGCGGTGGTGGGGGCCGGGTTGCCGTAGCGGGCCAGCAGGGTGTGCCAGGCGGCGGTGAGCAGTTCGAAGCGGGTGACGCCGAGGGTCCGGGCGGTGTCGGCGCACCGGCGGCCGTCGATCCGGAAGGCGTGTTCGGCGCCGGGGGCGGCGACCGTTCCGTGGTCGGGCAGCGGGGCGAGGCCGGGCAGCACGGGCAGGCCGGGTTCCTGCCAGCGGTCGGCCCAGTACGCGGCGGCGGCCGCGACGTCCGCCCGAGGGGTGGTCAGCGGTGCGGCGGGGGCGAGCGGTTCGCCCCGGTAGGCGGCGGCCAGGTCGGTGACCAGGCGTTCCTTGGACTCGCCGTCGAAGACCAGGTGGTGGGCGGTCACCAGCAGCAGGTGTCGATCGGGGGCGCAGCGGTACAGGGTGAACCGGCAGAGCGGGCCGGCCGGGTCGAACGGGGTGGCGCGGTCGGCGGCGAGCAGCCGGTCGAGGTCGGCTGCGGCGCACTCGACCCGGCGCGGCGCGGCCACGGTCGCGGTGGGCGCGGCGGTGCCGTCGGGGGCGGTCTGGGTGGCCAGCACGGGGTGCCGGGCGACGACGGCCGCGCAGGCCCGGTCGAGGGCGGCGGCGTCGAGCGGGCCGGTGAGGTCGAGGGTGACGGCGAGGTGGTAGGCGGCGCCGGTGTCGAGCGTGCGCTCGGTGAGCCAGATGCCGTGCTGGGCGGGGGTGAGCGGGGTGGTCATGGGGTGGCCTCGGGGGTGTCTGGGGTGAGGGCGCGGCGCAGTTCGCGTTTGAGGACCTTGCCGCCCTCGTTGCGCGGCAGGGTGTCGCGGAAGTGCACGGTGGCGGGGAGCTCGTGGACGGCGAGCCGGTCGAGCAGGAAGGTCCGCAGGTCGGTCGCGGTCAGCTCGCCGTCGGGGACGACGACGGCGGTGACGACGCTGCCGAGCACGGGGTGCGGCACGCCGAACGCGGCGGCGTCCAGCACCTGCGGGTGGGCGTGCAGGGCGTTCTCGACCTGAAGGGTGGACACCTTGTGGGCCCCGGACTTGACCACGTCGCGTTCCCGGTCGAGCAGGTGCAGGAAGCCGTCGGCGTCGACCCGGCCCAGGTCGCCCATCCGCACCCAGCGGCCCTGGAACACCGCGCCGTCGCGCTCCCCCAGGTAGGCGCGCGGGGCGGCGGGCGAGCGCAGCCACAGCTCACCGGGCTCGCCCGGTGCGACCGGCCGCCCGTCGGCGTCGGTGATGCGCAGGTCGGCCAGGGACGCGGGCCGGCCCGGGGAGTCCGGGCGGGCCGGGTCGAACAGCAGGGTGATCTGTGCGGGCGCCGCCTCGGTGGAGGTGTAGTAGTTGACGACCTGTGCGGCGGGGAAGGCCCGGCACAGGCCGAGCGCGACCGGTTGCGGCAGCGCGGCGGCGGTCGAGCCGATCAGTCGCACGGAGTCCGGTCCGCCGCTGTCGGCGGCGGCGGCGAGCGCCCGGGAGGCGAGCAGTTCGATGGCGGTCGCGGGCACCAGGAACACGCTGCCGACGGCGTGTTCGGTGATCAGGCGGACGAACCGGGCGGGGGTGAACTGCGGGGCGGTGACGCAGGCGGCGTGCGCGTTCAGCGCGTTGACCAGCATGGTCTGCCCGGCGTTGGTGCCGACCGGGAAGGCGTGCAGGAAGGTCCGGGAGTGCCGCAGCGGTCGCCGCCGCTCGTCGAGGGTGCAGCCGTGCACCAGGTTGGCGTGCCGGGCGGTGACGCCCTTGGGGGCGCCGGTCGTCCCGGAGGTGTAGAGGATCTGCGCCGGGGCCTGCGGGTCGGGCTCCGGGAGGCCGGGGTCGGCGGGGTGGCCCTCGGCGGCGGCCCCGGTGAGCGTCCGGACGTCCGCCGGGACGCCCGCCGGCACAGCGCCGCCGTGCAGCAGCAGGCGCGCCCCGGAGTCGGCGAGGGCGTGCGCGACGCCGGCGGGCGAGCTGCGGTCGGACAGCGGCACGGCCACCGCCCCGGCCCGCAGCACGCCGAGGAACGCCACCGCGTACTCCGCCCAGCGGTCGGTGCCGAAGCACAGGCCGACCCGGTCGCCGTCCCGGACGCCGTCGGCGCGCAGCGCGGCGGCCAGCGCGCCGGAGCGGGCCTGCCAGGCGGCGAAGTCGAGCCGGGCGGGGCCGCAGACGAGCGCCGTGCGGTCGCCGTGCGCGGCGGCGCGGTGCGCGAGCAGGGCGGGCAGGGTGGCGGGGGCGCTCATGCGGCGCCCGTCCCGGTCCGGCGGGCGGCGGCGGCCCGGGCCCGCTCGCGCAGGCCCACCAGGTCGTCGGGTTCGGCGTCGGGCACGTCCCGGTCGAAGCGGGCGAGGACGGGCAGGCGCAGCCCGAGGGCGACCAGGCCGAGCATGGCGGCGGCGAACAGCAGGTACATCAGGGCGATGCCGCGCCCGGGCCCGGTGCCGATCAGCGGTCCGAAGACGGGGGCGAGCGCGCCGCCGGGCTCCATCAGCGGGCCGAACACGGCGGAGCCGACGGGGGCGACGACGCCGTGGCCGAGCGGCAGGGTGGACCAGGCGACCAGGGTGTTCAGGGCGAACACCCGGCCGTGGAAGCGCTGCGCCACCTTGACCTGGACGATGGTCGAGTAGATGCCGTTGACCAGGGCGAGGGCGAAGGACATCCCGAAGGCCCCGGCGGCGACCACCCACAGGTTGGCCCGCAGCCCTTCGACGGCGCCGGCCAGCGCGAGCACGGCGGCCAGCGCCAGCATGCCGCGCAGCCGGTGCCGGCGGGGGCCGCCCCAGAAGCCCATCGCGATGCCGCCGAGGACGGCTCCCGCGCCGGCGGCGACCGCGACCCGGGCGGCGCCGCCGAGGTCGTCGAAGGACAGCACGAGGGGGGTGGTGAGCAGGAACAGCGGCGACAGGAAGACGTTCAGCCCGGCGAACCAGAGCAGCATCGCCCGGAAGCCGCGGTGGCGCCAGGAGTGCGCGAGGCCGTGCCTGATCTCCTCGACCAGCGACTCGCGCCGGGTCCAGGGCAGGGTCTTCGGGAAGCGCACCAGCAGCAGGACGGCGACGGCGACGGCGTAGGAGGCCACGTCGATGATCAGGATGCCCTGCAGATCGATCGCCGCGAGCAGCGCGACGGCGGCCAGCGGGACGACGAACTGGGCGGTGCCGAAGGCGAGTTGGACGATCCCGTTGGCGTGGCCGAGGTGCCGCTTGGGCACCAGTTGCGGGACGGCGGAGGCGTACGCCAGGCGTTGGAAGGTGAGCGCCACGGACAGCACGCCGAGCAGCACGTACACCTCCCAGGACTGCAGGTGCCCGGTGAGCAGCAGCGCCAGCAGTCCGGCCTGGGTGGCTCCGGCCGCGAGGTCGCCGAGCAGCATCACCCGGCGGCGATCGCAGCGGTCGACCAGGGCCCCGGCGAGCGGCCCGATCAGGATGCCGGGGAGCATCGCGACGACGGCGTACAGCGCGAACCGGGCCATCGATCCGGTGTGCAGCAGGATCCAGATCGGCAGCGCGAACTCGGTGAGCGCGGAGCCGGTGATGGAGGCCAGTTGGCCGCCGACGACCCAGAGGAAGCGGCCCATGCCGGGTTGCGGGCCGTCGGCGGCGGGGGCGGCGCCGTCCGGGTCGGCCTCGGTGGCGGACGCCTCGCCGTGGAACCACCAGGAGTTCTCCGGGTCCCGCGCGGGCAGGGTGTCGGTGGCGCCGTCGAGGACGGCGCGGTGCACGGTGGTGACGGCCTGCGCGGTCTCGGTGGCCCGGTGCGCGATGAAGAAGTGCCCGCCCTCGTCCAGGACGGCGACCGCGGAGCGTTCGGCCAGCAGCAGCCACTCGCGGTAGCGCTCCTGGAAGAAGTCGGCAGCCGGGTCCTTGTCGCCGACCAGCGAGACGACGGGGGCCCGCAGCCGGGGCGCGCCGGCCTCGGTCTCGGCGAGCGCCCGGGTGAAGTACTCCTCGGCGGCGCGGGTGTCGCGCCGCATGTTGCCGATGACGAACCTGACCTGTTCCTCGTCGAGTTCGGAGGTGTCGACGCCCATGCCGGTCAGCCAGTTGGCGTAGGCGCGGTCGCCGACCAGCGCGTCCAGGGCGGCGACCTTCCCGAGCGCGGTGAGCAGCTTGCTCCTGGGCCGGGCGAACGGGAACTGGGCGCCCGCGTACACGGCTTCGAGTTCGCGGCCGGAGGCTTCCAGCAGGCGGGAGACCGCGACGGCGAGGGCGGTGCCGACGGCGCAGTGCCCGTAGACGACGAGCGGGCCGTCGACCTTCTCGCGCACCTCGGCGGCGACGGCCTCGGCGAGTTCGTCGAACTCGAGGCGCCGTTCGGTGACGCCCAGGTCGTGGCCGGGGACGGCGACGGACCACAGTTCGACGTCCGGCGGCAGGGCGTCCGCGACGGGCTGGTAGACGACGGCGCTGCCGCCGCCGTAGGGCACGCAGACCAGGGTGAGGCTGCGGCGGGCGGCGGGGACGGCGCGGGTGAGGCGGTGCAGCAGGGCGCGCGGGCCGCGCTGCTCGTCGTCCTGGGCGGCGAGGGCGGCGAGTTCGCCGACGGTGCGGTGGGTGAAGAGGTCCATCACGCTGACCGGGCGGGCGCCGATCGCGGTGAGCCGGTTGCGGGCCTTGGCGACGACCTGGGTGGCGAGCAGCGAGTGCCCGCCGAGGTCGAAGAAGTTCTCGTCGGTGCCGACTCCGGGCAGGTCCAGGACCTCGGCCCAGATCTCGGCGAGCACGGTCTCGGCGGGGGTGGCGGGCTTGCGCGCGCCGTCGGGGCGGTGGATCTGCGGTGCGGGCAGCGCCCGCCGGTCGAGTTTGCCGTTGGGGCTGAGCGGCAGCGCGGGCAGCACGGTGAACGCGGCCGGCACCTGGTGGTCGGGGAGGCTGCGCCGCAGGGTGGCGCGCAGCGCCGCCGGGTCGGGCTCCTCGGCGCCGGCGGCGACGACCAGGTAGCCGACCAGCCGGTCCTCGCGCAGGACGACGGCGGCGTCGGCGATCCCGGGCTGGGCGCGCAGCGCGGCCTCGGTCTCGCCGGGTTCGATCCGCAGGCCGCGCAGTTTGACCTGCCCGTCGATCCGCCCGAGGTGTTCCAGGGTGCCGTCGGGTCGGCGGCGGGCCAGGTCGCCGGTGCGGTACAGCCGGGAGCCGGGCGGGCCGTAGGGGTCGGGGACGAAGCGGGCGGCGGTGAGTCCGGGGCGGCGGTGGTAGCCGAGGGCGACCGCGGCGCCGCCGATGTGCAGTTCGCCGGGGGCGCCGGGGGCGACCGGGCGCAGCCGGGCGTCGAGCACGTACAGCCGGGTGTTGTCGATGGGGAGCCCGATCGGGACGGTGTCCAGCGGCCCGGTGCACTCCCAGGAGGACACGTCGACGGCGGCCTCGGTGGGCCCGTACAGGTTGGCCAGGCGCAGCCCGGGCAGTCGGGTGGTCAGTTCGCGGGCGGCGTCCGGGGGGAGCGCCTCGCCGCTGCAGATCACCCGGCGCAGGGTGGTGCAGCGCTCCACGCCGTCCTCGGTGAGGAAGACCCTGAGCATGGCGGGCACGAAGTGGGCGACGGTCACGCCGGCGGAGACGATCAGGTCGCGCAGGTAGCCGCTGTCCTTCTGCCCGCCGGGCTTGGCGAGCACCAGGCGCGCTCCGGTGGTCAGCGGCCAGAAGAACTCCCACACGGACACGTCGAAGCCGGTGGGCGTCTTCTGCAGGACGGCGTCCTCGGGGCCGATCCGGTAGGCGTCCTGCATCCACTGCAGGCGGTTGGCGATCGCCCGGTGGGTGTTCGGCACGCCCTTGGGGCGACCGGTGGAGCCGGAGGTGTAGATGACGTACGCGGTGTCCTCGGGGGTCGGCCCGGCCGGGCGGGTCCGGGCCCGGGGCCACTCCGCGGGGTCGTCCAGCAGCAGGACGCGGGCCGCGCAGCCTTCGGGCACGGGCAGCCTGCGCTGGGTCAGCAGCACGGGGGCGTCGCTGTCCGCGAGCAGGAAGGCGAGGCGCTCGGCCGGGTAGTCGGGCTCCAGCGGGGTGTAGGCGGCTCCGCTGCGCAGCACGCCGAGCAGTCCGGCGACGAGTTCGGGCGAGCGTTCCGCGCTGACGGCGACCAGACTGCCGGGGCCGACGCCCTCGGCGGCCAGCCGGGCGGCGATCCGCCCGGCCTGCTCGTCGAGTTGACGGTACGTCAGGGCGGGTCGGCCTTCCACGGCGACGGCGACCGCGTCGGGGGTGCGGGCGGTCTGCTCGGCGACCAGGGCGCACAGCGTGGTGGCGGGGCGGTCGACCGCGGTGTCGTTGAACTGCGCGGTCTCGAAGGCCAGTTCTTCGTCGGTGAGGGTGTCGAGGGCGGACAGCGGGGTGTCCGGTGCGTCCGCGACGGCGGCCAGCAGCCGGCCCAGCTGGTCGGCGACCCGGGCGATGTCCTCCTCGGCGTACAGGTCGGTGTTGTAGTTGAACGACCCGTACAGCCCCTCGGGCCACTCCTGCAGGAACAGCTCCAGGTCGAACCGGGTGCCGGAGGCCCGGACGCCGAACGGCTCGACGGCGAGCGGGAGTTCGCCTGCGGCTTCGCGCTGGGTGGCGTAGTTCTGCACCGCCAGGACGGCCTGGAAGACCGGCGGCCGGGACACGTCGCGGGGCCAGTTCAGCTCGCTCACCAGTTGGGCGAACGGCAGGTCCTGGTGCCCGTAGGCGCTCAGGCAGGTCTCCCGGGTGCGGGCGACCAGGTCGGCGAAGCTGGGGTCGCCGTGGAGCCGCGCGGGGAGCGCGACGACGTTGACGAACATGCCGACCAGCGGCTCCAGTTCGGCCTCCGGTCGGCCCGCGACGGGCGAGCCCACGGCGAAGTCGGTGCGGCCGCTGCAGCGCGCCAGCAGCAGCTGGAAGGCCGCCATCAGCACCATGTACACGGTCGCGTCGTGGCGGCGTCCCAGCCGGGTGAGCCGGTCGAGCAGGTCCCGGTCGACCGCGAAGGCGTGGCCGGCGCCGTCGAAGGTCTGGCGCGGCGGGCGCGGCCGAGAGAAGGCGAGTTCGAGCGGCTCCACCCCGGCGAGTTCGGCGCGCCAGTGCGCGACCTCGGCGGCCAGCCGCTCGCCGCTCAGCACCTCGCGCTGCCAGATCGCGAAGTCGCCGTACTGGACCGGCAGTTCGGGCAGCGGGTCGGGCTCGCCCGCGACCCGGGCGGCGTAGCCCCGCAGCACCTCGCCGAGCAGCACCTCGCTGGACCAGCCGTCGCTGACGCTGTGGTGCACCACCAGCAGCAGCACGTGGTCGTCGGCGGCGAGCCGGATCAGTTCGGCCCGCAGCAGCGGCCCGTGCTCCAGGTCGAACGGCACGGCGGAGGCGGCGTCCACGATCCGTTCGGCGGCGGCTTCGTCGGCGGCCTCGGTGACGGTCAGCGCGGCCGGGCCCGGCGGGTCGACGACCAGCAGCGGGCGTCCGTCCTCGGTCGCCGGGTAGCGGGAGCGCAGCGTCTCGTGCCGGGCCACGCTCGCGTCCAGCGCGGCCCGCAGCGCCTCGGTGTCCAGCGGGCCGCGCAGCCGGCGGACCACGGGGATGTTGTACGCGGAGGTGCCCGGCGCGAACTGCTCCATGAACCAGAGGCGTTCCTGCGCGAAGGACAGCGGCACGGGGGCGTCGGGGGCGCGCCGGGGGACGGCGGCGGCGCGGGTGGCGGGGCGGGCGGCCAGCCGGCGTCTGAGGAGTTCGCGCTTGGCGGCGGACAGGCCGGCCTTCGCGGGGGCGTCGGGAGGGTGGTGTCGGAGCTCATGACGGGGAGGTGCTTCCTTCCAGGGCGTCCGCGGCGGCCAGCAGTTCCGCCGCGGCGTCGTCGGACAGGTTGTCGATCTCGGCGACCAGCGCGTCCTCGACGGCCCCCGCGAAGGCGGCCACGGTGCGGTGGGTGAACAGGGCGCGCAGCGGGACGGCCAGGTCGATCGCGGCGCGGATCCGGGCGACCACCCGGGTGGCGAGCAGCGAGTGCCCGCCGAGGTCGAAGAAGTCGTCGTGCGCCCCGACGGAGTCGACGCCCAGCACCTCCTGCCAGACCTCCGCCACCAGTTCCTCCGCCTCGGTCCGCGGCGGCACGTGCGGCGCCCGGGGCAGCGCGTCGGCGTCGGGCTCGGGGAGGGCGCGGCGGTCCAGCTTGCCGTTGGGGGTGAGCGGCAGCGCCGCCAGCGGGACGATCGCGCCGGGCACGGCGTGCGCGGGCAGCTCCTCGGCGAGGGCGGCCCGCAGCGCCGCCGGGTCGAGGTCCGCGCCCACCGCGTAGGCGACCAGGGTGTCCCCGCGCGCGACCACCACCGCCTGGGCGACGCCGGGGCGGGCGAGCAGCGCGGACTCCACCTCGCCGGGCTCGATCCGGTAGCCCCGGACCTTCACCTGGTCGTCGATCCGGCCGAGGAACTCCAGTGCGCCGTCCGGGCGTCGGCGCACCAGGTCGCCGGTGCGGTAGCGGCGCGCGCCCGGCGGACCGTCCGGGTCGGGCACGAAGGCCCGCGCCGTGGCCCCGGGCCGGCCGAGGTAACCGTCCGTCACGCCGAGCCCGCCGATGACCAGTTCGCCCGGGCTGCCGGGCGGCACGGGCCCGCCGTGGCGGTCCAGCACCGCGATCGTGGTGCCGCCGATCGGCCGGCCGATCGGCGGGCGCCGCCGCGCGTCCTGCGCGCCTAGGTCGGCGGTGGTCGCGATGATCGCGGTCTCGGTGGGCCCGTAGGAGTTGACCAGCCGGACCCGGTCGCCGAACCGCGCCCGCCACGCGGCGACGGCCTCCGGGCGGACCTGGTCGGCGCCCAGCACCAGCAGCCGCAGCCCGTCCGGCCAGGGGGTCTCGGCCAGGTCGGCGACCAGGTGGTGCCAGTACGGGGTGGGGAGGTCGAGGACCGTCACCCCGGCCGCGTACGGCTCGGCGAGCTGGTCGGGCAGCGCCGCGCCGGGGCGGGCGGTGACCAGGACGGCCCCGGCGGCCAGCGCGGGGAAGATCTCCTCGGCGCTGGTGTCGAAGGACAGCGTCGCGTACTGCAGCACCCGGTCGGACTCGGTGAGGCCGTAGCCCTCGCGCATCCAGGCGACCCGGGCGGCGAGCGCCCGGTGCGGGACCAGTACGCCCTTGGGGGTGCCGGTGGAGCCGGAGGTGTAGATCAGGTAGGCGGGGTCCTCGCCCGTGGCGGGGGTTGCGACCGGCACGGGCGCGTCCGCCGCCGTGGCCGGGACCCCGACCGGCGCGGGCGCGTCCGCCGCCCCCGGCACGGCGAGCACCGGACGGTCCGTCACCAGGCCCTCGGGCAGGGCGCCGTCCGGGGTGACCAGCGCGGCGGCGCCGCTGTCGGCGAGCATGAACGCCAGCCTGGCCGCCGGGTAGTCGGCGTCCAGCGGGACGTAGCCGGCGCCCAGCCGCCAGGCCGCGAGCATGGCGGCCACGGCGCGCGGGCCGCGCGGCAGGCAGAGCGCCACCAGGTCGCCGCGGCGGACGCCGTGGTCGGCGAGCCGGGCGGCGAGCGCCCGGGAGGCGTCGGCGAGGCCGCGGCGGGTGAGCGTCTCCTCGGGGCCGACCACCGCGGGGGCGTCCGGGTCGGCGAGCGCGGCGCGGTCGACGGCCGCCAGCACGGTGTCCGGTGCGGCGGGCAGCGCAGGCCCCTCGGACTCGGCCGCGAGCAGCGCCCGTTCGGCCTCCTCCAGCAGGGGCAGCCGGTGCACGGGGGCGGCCGGGTCGGCGAGGGCGGCCCGCAGCAGCGTCTCGAACCGGGCGGCGAAGGCCGCGGCC
The DNA window shown above is from Streptomyces sp. TLI_171 and carries:
- a CDS encoding MbtH family protein, with the protein product MSTEIRYLVAVNDEEQHALWPEGAPLPAGWRAEGFAGTEAECSAHVDRVWPDIRPLGLRRSLAARADAR
- a CDS encoding class I adenylate-forming enzyme family protein, producing the protein MSAPATLPALLAHRAAAHGDRTALVCGPARLDFAAWQARSGALAAALRADGVRDGDRVGLCFGTDRWAEYAVAFLGVLRAGAVAVPLSDRSSPAGVAHALADSGARLLLHGGAVPAGVPADVRTLTGAAAEGHPADPGLPEPDPQAPAQILYTSGTTGAPKGVTARHANLVHGCTLDERRRPLRHSRTFLHAFPVGTNAGQTMLVNALNAHAACVTAPQFTPARFVRLITEHAVGSVFLVPATAIELLASRALAAAADSGGPDSVRLIGSTAAALPQPVALGLCRAFPAAQVVNYYTSTEAAPAQITLLFDPARPDSPGRPASLADLRITDADGRPVAPGEPGELWLRSPAAPRAYLGERDGAVFQGRWVRMGDLGRVDADGFLHLLDRERDVVKSGAHKVSTLQVENALHAHPQVLDAAAFGVPHPVLGSVVTAVVVPDGELTATDLRTFLLDRLAVHELPATVHFRDTLPRNEGGKVLKRELRRALTPDTPEATP
- a CDS encoding non-ribosomal peptide synthetase: MTTPLTPAQHGIWLTERTLDTGAAYHLAVTLDLTGPLDAAALDRACAAVVARHPVLATQTAPDGTAAPTATVAAPRRVECAAADLDRLLAADRATPFDPAGPLCRFTLYRCAPDRHLLLVTAHHLVFDGESKERLVTDLAAAYRGEPLAPAAPLTTPRADVAAAAAYWADRWQEPGLPVLPGLAPLPDHGTVAAPGAEHAFRIDGRRCADTARTLGVTRFELLTAAWHTLLARYGNPAPTTAVELSQRRPGEPVAIGPAVNELPLSAGTPTGTFADRARTVRAELRALYAHRSVPLGRAVPGLTPRTALTPLSISYRRRPQGAAPDFGPVTAEVGWIGFAGTARNLLHLQLVDCGDEVLGSLQYRTDALAAEAAELIARHYLTLLDSALAAPDTPLGELGLLTPDEHDAQLAAPEPRPALAATTVPALFAARAAERPEAVAAVADDTPLTYRDLARLVAHAAAALAERGAGPGELVGVELSRGLDQLVAVLATMATGAAYLPLDPGYPAERLAHLRTDAALTLRITRSPEQPGDLTPADLAPRSADTPPLPPAPHPALPAYVLYTSGSTGRPKGVEIPHSALANVLGSLRDRLGATPADRWLALTSLSFDISAVELLLPLVTGGRVVLTPEDAHRDGPALLELIRRQQVTHVQATPSGWRLLLDAGLTGTRLTALTGGEALPAPLAAALTAATARLVNVYGPTETTIWSSCADPALGPDRAVTLGRPLDNTRLYLLDERLRPVPYGIPGELYLAGDGVAHGYLGRPGLTASRFLPDPYGPAGSRMYRTGDLARRSPGGALEYLGRSDSQVKIRGHRIELGEIEARLATHPAVAQAAAALHGTDQLVAYLVPTGAAPTAADLRAHLAETLPAAVLPTAYLALDAFPLTPNGKLDRAALPQPAPARAEPAPAAADLADRSEDATLAAVLAIWSEVLELDDLGPDEDLFDLGGHSLTITAMAARISRTLSVDVPLDVFFDEPTARGVAAAVRALQGAAR
- a CDS encoding acyl carrier protein, which encodes MSDLRRSVAELVSRATDGTVGVPELLDSTAPLTALGVSSLSLLRLADSLEEEFGVFVDLADRTLYTAGLDGLTAHVRELGGTR